A genome region from Nocardia sp. NBC_01730 includes the following:
- the hemE gene encoding uroporphyrinogen decarboxylase — protein sequence MSTHTRRRLTDAPFLAAATGAPPSRRPVWFMRQAGRSLPEYRELRAGIGMLESCFDPELVCEITLQPIRRHNVDAAILFSDIVVPLKAAGIDLDIVPGVGPVIASPVRTVGDVHALPRLRPEEVGAVTDGVRLLIDALDETPLIGFAGAPFTLASYLVEGGPSKNHERTKALMHADPRTWHTLLGVLTDITIAFLQAQLSAGVDAVQLFDSWAGALSLADYRSFVLPHSERVFAEIADAGVPRIHFGVGTGELLGAMGEAGADVVGVDWRVPLTAAVRRVGPGKALQGNLDPAVLFAGSAVIEAEARRIAREADEAITLGAAGHIFNLGHGVLPDTDPGVLTALVELVHEL from the coding sequence ATGAGCACTCATACCCGCCGCCGGTTGACCGATGCCCCGTTCCTGGCCGCCGCCACCGGCGCGCCGCCGAGCAGGCGTCCGGTGTGGTTCATGCGCCAGGCCGGACGCTCCCTACCCGAGTACCGCGAACTGCGCGCGGGCATCGGGATGCTCGAATCGTGCTTCGATCCGGAGCTGGTGTGCGAGATCACCTTGCAGCCGATCCGCAGGCACAACGTCGATGCGGCGATCCTGTTCTCCGACATCGTCGTTCCGCTCAAGGCGGCCGGCATCGACCTGGACATCGTGCCAGGTGTCGGGCCGGTGATCGCGTCGCCGGTGCGGACCGTCGGTGACGTGCACGCGCTGCCGCGGCTGCGGCCCGAGGAGGTCGGCGCGGTGACCGACGGCGTGCGACTGTTGATCGACGCGCTGGACGAGACGCCGCTGATCGGGTTCGCCGGCGCGCCGTTCACACTGGCCTCGTACCTGGTCGAGGGCGGGCCGAGCAAGAACCACGAGCGCACCAAGGCGCTGATGCACGCCGACCCGCGGACCTGGCACACGCTGCTCGGGGTGCTCACCGACATCACCATCGCTTTCCTCCAGGCCCAGCTGTCCGCGGGTGTCGACGCGGTGCAGCTGTTCGACTCCTGGGCGGGCGCGCTCTCGCTCGCCGACTACCGCAGCTTTGTGCTTCCGCACTCCGAGCGGGTGTTCGCCGAGATCGCTGACGCGGGCGTGCCGCGCATCCACTTCGGCGTCGGCACCGGAGAGCTGCTCGGCGCAATGGGAGAAGCGGGGGCAGACGTGGTCGGTGTCGACTGGCGGGTGCCGCTGACCGCTGCCGTCCGCCGCGTCGGACCAGGAAAAGCGTTGCAGGGCAACCTCGATCCGGCCGTGCTGTTCGCCGGGTCGGCGGTGATCGAGGCGGAGGCGCGCCGCATCGCCCGCGAGGCGGACGAGGCGATCACGCTCGGTGCCGCCGGGCACATCTTCAACCTGGGCCACGGCGTACTCCCGGACACCGACCCCGGCGTGCTGACCGCGCTGGTGGAGCTCGTCCACGAACTGTGA
- a CDS encoding enoyl-CoA hydratase yields MSFVLVDTPRPHVALVTLNRPERMNAMAFDVMIPLREALEEASADNNVRVIVLTGAGHGFCSGADLQGAGKVPNIDGLTVTNVARRSMDLLNDVMITLRRMHQPVIGAINGAAIGGGFCLAVGADIRIAAEDAYFRAAGINNGLTSAELGISYLLPRAIGASRAFEIMLSGRDVDATEAERIGLVTRTVPAAKLLDTCYDLAEQIIGFSRVGTELTKRMLWSGMEAGSFESHMQHEGMAQLYVRLTTGNFDEAIRARRDRRPPVYED; encoded by the coding sequence ATGTCGTTCGTTCTCGTCGACACACCGCGGCCACACGTCGCCTTGGTGACGCTCAATCGGCCCGAACGGATGAACGCGATGGCGTTCGACGTGATGATTCCGCTGCGCGAGGCGCTCGAGGAGGCCAGCGCCGACAACAACGTGCGCGTCATCGTGCTCACTGGCGCGGGACACGGGTTCTGCTCGGGGGCCGACCTGCAGGGCGCCGGGAAGGTGCCGAACATCGACGGGCTGACCGTCACCAACGTCGCGCGCCGCTCGATGGATCTGCTCAATGACGTGATGATCACGCTGCGGCGCATGCACCAGCCGGTGATCGGCGCGATCAACGGCGCGGCCATCGGCGGCGGCTTCTGCCTGGCAGTCGGCGCCGACATCCGGATCGCCGCCGAGGACGCGTACTTCCGCGCCGCGGGCATCAACAATGGACTCACCTCCGCCGAGCTCGGCATCAGCTACCTGTTGCCCCGCGCCATCGGCGCGTCCCGCGCGTTCGAGATCATGTTGTCCGGCCGCGACGTCGACGCGACCGAAGCCGAACGGATCGGTCTGGTCACCCGTACGGTGCCCGCGGCAAAACTCCTGGACACCTGCTACGACCTGGCCGAGCAGATCATCGGCTTCAGCCGGGTCGGCACCGAACTCACCAAACGCATGCTGTGGAGCGGCATGGAGGCGGGCAGTTTCGAATCCCACATGCAGCACGAGGGCATGGCCCAGCTCTACGTCCGCTTGACCACCGGTAATTTCGACGAGGCCATCCGCGCCCGCCGCGATCGCCGTCCGCCTGTGTACGAGGACTGA
- a CDS encoding DUF3000 domain-containing protein, producing the protein MTPLDFRDGAAPTEGPHGEPAQFRAAVDAMGTATVHPRIELAPIRPPQRLAPYSYAVGAEVKHPETGVVPIDSEGDAFGRLILLHDPDGDDTWHGTLRLVVYIQADIDAALATDPLLPEVAWSWLVDALESRAEPFTALGGTVTSTSSVRYGDIAGPPRAHQLELRASWTAVTTDMRPHVEAFCEVLAYAAGLPPAGITQMRPGMPGDQG; encoded by the coding sequence GTGACACCGCTCGACTTCCGCGACGGCGCCGCACCGACCGAGGGACCCCATGGCGAGCCAGCTCAGTTTCGCGCCGCGGTCGATGCGATGGGCACCGCTACCGTGCACCCCCGGATCGAGCTCGCGCCCATCCGGCCGCCGCAACGACTCGCGCCGTATTCCTACGCGGTAGGCGCCGAGGTCAAACACCCGGAAACCGGTGTGGTACCGATTGATTCCGAGGGCGACGCGTTCGGCAGGTTGATCCTGCTGCACGACCCGGACGGCGACGACACGTGGCACGGCACCCTGCGGCTGGTCGTCTACATCCAGGCCGACATCGATGCCGCGCTGGCCACCGACCCGCTATTGCCCGAGGTCGCGTGGAGCTGGCTGGTGGACGCGCTGGAGTCGCGGGCCGAGCCGTTCACCGCGCTGGGCGGCACCGTGACCTCGACCAGCTCGGTGCGCTACGGCGACATCGCCGGTCCGCCGCGCGCGCACCAGCTGGAGCTACGCGCCTCGTGGACCGCGGTCACCACCGACATGCGCCCGCATGTGGAAGCCTTCTGCGAGGTGCTGGCCTACGCTGCGGGGCTGCCGCCCGCCGGGATCACCCAGATGCGGCCGGGCATGCCCGGCGACCAGGGGTGA
- the dxs gene encoding 1-deoxy-D-xylulose-5-phosphate synthase translates to MGVLSRVDTPEDLRRLTVPQLRELAEEIREFLVRKVAATGGHLGPNLGVVELTIALHRIFDSPADPVIFDTGHQAYVHKILTGRKSQFESLRKQGGLSGYPSRAESAHDWVESSHASAALSYADGLAKAFALSGQDRHVVAIVGDGALTGGMCWEALNNIAAAPDRPVVIVVNDNGRSYAPTIGGLADRLTALRTQPVYEHALDAGKRILKSIPRVGESAYSMVHAVKAGIKDAVSPQELFSDLGLKYVGPVDGHDIAAMEAALRRAKDFGGPVVVHAVTQKGRGYAPAENHVADQMHACDPIDPLTGVPVGGAKALGWTSVFSEELIAHAERRDDIVAITAAMPGPTGLAAFGERFPERMFDVGIAEQHAMASAAGLALGGMHPVVAIYSTFLNRAFDQLLMDVALLKQPVTVVLDRAGITGSDGASHNGMWDLSVLGIIPGIRVAAPRDAATLREELAEALAVHDGPTALRFPKGSVAEDISAVERLDGVDVLRMAEPEGGSVQAVHGDALLVAVGSFASVALEAANLLEAEGVSVTVIDPRWVLPVSDTLVKLAENYRLVVTLEDGGLHGGIGSTVSAHLRNSGLDIPTRDLGVPQQFLDQASRGEVLAELGLNAPDVARRIGGWLAAR, encoded by the coding sequence GTGGGAGTGCTTTCCCGGGTCGACACGCCCGAAGATCTGCGTCGGCTGACCGTGCCGCAGTTGCGCGAGCTGGCGGAGGAGATCCGTGAGTTCCTGGTGCGCAAGGTCGCCGCGACCGGTGGGCACCTCGGCCCCAATCTCGGTGTGGTCGAACTCACGATCGCCCTGCATCGGATCTTCGACTCGCCGGCCGACCCGGTGATCTTCGACACCGGGCATCAGGCCTACGTGCACAAGATCTTGACCGGCCGCAAGTCTCAATTCGAGTCGCTGCGCAAGCAGGGCGGTCTGTCCGGCTACCCGAGCCGGGCGGAGAGCGCGCACGACTGGGTCGAGTCCTCGCACGCGTCGGCGGCGCTGTCCTACGCGGACGGCTTGGCGAAGGCGTTCGCGCTGAGCGGGCAGGACCGGCATGTGGTCGCGATCGTCGGTGACGGTGCGCTCACCGGTGGCATGTGCTGGGAGGCGCTGAACAATATCGCCGCCGCCCCGGACCGGCCGGTAGTCATCGTGGTCAACGACAATGGCCGCTCCTACGCGCCCACCATCGGCGGTTTGGCCGACCGGCTGACCGCGTTGCGCACGCAGCCCGTCTACGAGCACGCGCTGGACGCGGGCAAGCGCATCCTGAAAAGCATCCCCCGTGTCGGCGAGTCCGCGTACTCGATGGTGCATGCGGTGAAAGCCGGGATAAAGGACGCGGTCAGCCCGCAGGAGCTGTTCAGTGACCTGGGTCTCAAGTACGTCGGACCGGTGGACGGCCACGACATCGCCGCCATGGAGGCGGCGCTGCGCCGGGCCAAGGACTTCGGTGGACCGGTCGTGGTGCACGCGGTGACGCAGAAGGGCCGCGGCTACGCCCCTGCGGAGAACCACGTGGCCGACCAGATGCACGCGTGCGACCCGATCGATCCGCTGACCGGCGTTCCGGTCGGTGGCGCGAAGGCGCTCGGCTGGACCTCGGTATTCTCCGAGGAGCTGATCGCGCACGCCGAGCGCCGCGACGACATCGTCGCCATCACCGCCGCGATGCCGGGGCCGACCGGGCTGGCGGCATTCGGCGAGCGGTTCCCGGAGCGGATGTTCGACGTCGGCATCGCCGAACAGCACGCCATGGCTTCGGCGGCAGGTCTCGCACTCGGCGGCATGCATCCGGTGGTCGCGATCTACTCGACGTTCCTCAACCGCGCCTTCGACCAGCTGCTGATGGACGTGGCGCTGCTGAAGCAGCCTGTGACCGTGGTGCTGGACCGCGCGGGCATCACCGGCTCCGACGGAGCAAGCCACAACGGTATGTGGGATCTGTCGGTGCTCGGCATCATCCCCGGGATCCGGGTGGCCGCGCCGCGGGACGCCGCGACGCTGCGCGAGGAGCTGGCCGAGGCGCTGGCCGTGCACGACGGGCCGACCGCGCTGCGGTTCCCGAAGGGCAGTGTCGCCGAGGACATCTCGGCCGTCGAGCGGCTGGACGGGGTGGATGTGCTCCGGATGGCCGAGCCGGAGGGCGGCTCCGTCCAAGCGGTGCACGGCGATGCATTGCTCGTCGCGGTGGGCTCGTTCGCGTCGGTGGCGCTGGAGGCGGCCAATCTGCTGGAGGCCGAAGGGGTTTCGGTCACCGTCATCGACCCGCGCTGGGTGCTGCCGGTGTCCGACACCCTGGTGAAGCTCGCCGAGAACTACCGGCTCGTGGTGACGCTGGAGGACGGCGGCTTGCACGGTGGGATCGGCTCGACGGTGTCGGCCCACCTCCGCAACTCCGGGCTGGACATCCCGACCCGCGATCTCGGTGTGCCGCAACAGTTCCTGGACCAGGCGTCGCGCGGCGAAGTGCTCGCGGAACTCGGGTTGAACGCCCCCGACGTCGCCCGCCGGATCGGTGGGTGGCTGGCCGCTCGCTGA
- a CDS encoding ribonuclease D — MSVPDETEPSAATPLLAPAEGVPPVLDTAADIAAAAARLAAGTGPLAVDAERASGFRYSARAYLIQLRRAGAGTFLIDPIPVTGELAPLAEAINELEWVLHSADQDLPGLAELGLRPARLFDTELGGRLAGLERVGLAAMVERLLGRALRKGHGAADWSTRPLPDDWLNYAALDVELLLELRDVVAADLAAQGKSDWAAQEFEHVRTMEPPAPKAERWRRTSGIHTLRRNRQLAVVCELWATRDALARARDVAPARILPDAAIIAAATAEPKSIAQLRALPVFGGPRQRRYSREWLAAVERGRTLPDSELPPLTQPFDGPPPVNRWERRDPSAAARLTGARTAMGDLSTEHAIPVENLLAPDLVRRLCWDGLPDYNRALPAELSAAVDGFLKAGGARPWQRELAVPVLTVALLPVD, encoded by the coding sequence ATGTCCGTACCAGACGAAACCGAACCCTCGGCCGCGACACCCCTGCTCGCGCCTGCGGAGGGCGTGCCACCGGTACTGGACACCGCCGCCGACATCGCCGCGGCCGCCGCCCGCCTCGCCGCAGGCACCGGCCCGCTGGCCGTGGACGCCGAGCGCGCCTCCGGCTTCCGCTATTCGGCGCGCGCGTATCTGATCCAATTGCGCCGGGCGGGCGCGGGCACGTTCCTGATAGATCCGATTCCGGTCACCGGCGAGCTGGCTCCGCTGGCCGAGGCGATCAACGAGCTGGAGTGGGTGTTGCATTCGGCGGACCAGGACCTGCCCGGCCTCGCCGAACTCGGGTTACGCCCGGCGCGGCTGTTCGACACCGAATTGGGCGGCCGACTGGCCGGTTTGGAACGCGTGGGGCTCGCCGCGATGGTGGAGCGCCTGCTCGGCCGGGCGCTGCGCAAGGGCCATGGTGCGGCCGACTGGTCCACCCGGCCGCTGCCGGACGACTGGCTGAACTACGCCGCCCTCGATGTCGAGTTGCTCCTGGAGCTACGCGACGTGGTGGCCGCCGACTTGGCGGCACAGGGCAAATCCGATTGGGCGGCACAGGAATTCGAGCACGTCCGCACGATGGAGCCGCCCGCGCCGAAAGCCGAGCGCTGGCGGCGCACCTCCGGCATCCACACACTGCGCCGGAACAGGCAGCTCGCGGTGGTGTGCGAGCTGTGGGCCACCCGCGACGCGCTGGCCCGCGCCCGGGACGTGGCGCCCGCGCGCATCCTCCCGGATGCCGCGATCATCGCCGCGGCGACCGCGGAACCGAAGTCGATCGCTCAGCTCCGCGCGCTTCCGGTGTTCGGCGGACCGCGCCAGCGCCGGTACTCCCGTGAATGGCTCGCCGCGGTGGAGCGCGGCCGTACCCTGCCGGACAGCGAGCTGCCACCGCTGACCCAGCCGTTCGACGGTCCGCCGCCGGTGAACCGCTGGGAGCGGCGCGACCCGTCCGCCGCCGCCCGCCTGACCGGGGCGCGGACCGCGATGGGTGACCTGTCGACCGAGCACGCGATTCCGGTGGAGAACCTGCTCGCACCGGATCTGGTCCGTCGCCTGTGCTGGGACGGGCTGCCCGACTACAACCGGGCCCTTCCCGCCGAACTCTCCGCGGCCGTCGACGGGTTCCTGAAGGCCGGTGGCGCCCGGCCTTGGCAGCGCGAGCTGGCGGTGCCGGTGTTGACGGTCGCGTTGCTGCCCGTCGACTGA
- a CDS encoding SIMPL domain-containing protein: protein MSKKSDSRAGTVTTFGHGTARATPDLMRVTISIESRASKVALAYSQAGARLAAVAQSLRSDGVVGADIATSGLSVHTETVWTEGQGNRITGYLASTSLTIALRDIGGNADPGPAVIIANCVDVGGDDVRLGGLTLTFADQESLLAQARDAAWENAVAKGEQYANHAQGSLGKVLEITENTSSAPPAVPRMAALSAPMNAYGASPVKVELGESEISAGIRVTWQLD from the coding sequence GTGAGCAAAAAGTCCGATTCACGCGCAGGCACCGTCACGACCTTCGGGCACGGCACCGCCCGCGCCACCCCGGACCTGATGCGGGTGACGATCTCCATCGAATCGCGGGCGAGCAAAGTCGCGCTCGCCTACAGCCAGGCCGGTGCGCGCCTGGCGGCGGTCGCGCAGTCGCTGCGGTCCGATGGCGTCGTAGGCGCCGACATCGCCACCAGCGGACTGTCGGTGCACACCGAAACGGTGTGGACCGAAGGCCAGGGCAATCGCATCACCGGGTACCTCGCCAGCACATCGCTGACCATTGCCCTGCGCGACATCGGGGGGAACGCCGATCCCGGCCCCGCCGTGATCATCGCCAACTGCGTCGACGTGGGCGGTGACGACGTCCGTCTCGGCGGCCTCACCCTCACCTTCGCCGACCAAGAGTCGCTGCTCGCCCAGGCGCGCGACGCCGCATGGGAGAACGCCGTCGCCAAGGGCGAGCAATACGCGAACCACGCGCAAGGCTCTCTCGGCAAAGTCCTCGAAATCACCGAGAACACCTCCTCCGCGCCCCCAGCCGTCCCCCGCATGGCGGCCTTGTCCGCCCCGATGAACGCCTACGGCGCCTCCCCCGTCAAGGTCGAACTGGGCGAAAGCGAGATCTCCGCGGGAATCCGCGTCACCTGGCAGCTGGATTGA